A DNA window from Rossellomorea marisflavi contains the following coding sequences:
- a CDS encoding NUDIX hydrolase codes for MKEKEMLSIFNDQYERIGKADREDVHSKGYWHETFHCWVAFHDQGRDIVYFQLRSMDKGDFPGLLDITAAGHLLDHEAVSDGIREVYEELGLTLAFEDLHPLGALKEELIDGPLIDREWANVFLLKQHVPFEAFQLQEEEVAGIFAAGLDDVEKLIEGEKDSIPVDGFRIRKGKKEFISSKVALNAFVPHEASYMVQVIDRIRDRLRG; via the coding sequence ATGAAGGAAAAGGAGATGCTTTCCATATTTAATGATCAATACGAACGCATCGGAAAGGCGGATCGTGAAGACGTCCACTCAAAAGGATATTGGCATGAGACGTTTCACTGTTGGGTTGCCTTCCATGATCAGGGAAGGGATATCGTCTATTTTCAACTGAGAAGCATGGATAAGGGGGATTTTCCGGGTCTGCTTGACATTACGGCAGCCGGACATCTGCTGGACCATGAGGCAGTTTCGGATGGGATCAGGGAAGTGTACGAGGAGCTCGGTCTTACGCTTGCATTTGAGGATCTTCATCCTTTGGGAGCGTTGAAAGAGGAATTGATTGACGGTCCATTGATCGATAGGGAATGGGCGAATGTTTTTCTCCTTAAACAGCATGTTCCATTTGAAGCATTTCAGCTTCAAGAAGAAGAAGTGGCAGGGATTTTTGCAGCAGGTCTTGATGATGTGGAGAAATTGATCGAAGGAGAGAAGGATTCGATTCCAGTGGATGGATTCAGGATTCGAAAAGGAAAGAAGGAGTTCATCAGTTCAAAGGTTGCTTTGAATGCATTTGTACCTCACGAAGCTTCTTATATGGTCCAAGTGATTGATCGAATACGTGATAGATTAAGAGGGTAG